In Gemmatimonadota bacterium, the sequence TCTGTCGGGTCGTCGCTCTCCGCCAGTGCCAGATAATGCGGAATATCTTCCCGTCGCAACCGAAGTTCGCCTACCTTTTTTGCTTTTTTCTGGTATTTATTCATTCCATAGCGTTTCTTTTTTGGCATGACTTTCTCCTTAAAATGAACGGGCGGATGAGGGGACACTAAATACGACGATGCAACCCCGTTTCGGGTTTCTAAACCGGGTCAGCCAGTTCTATATCATTTTTTCCGCGGTTTTTTACGCGGTATAGGGCGGCATCTGCTTTTCTGAGCGCGTCTTCTGTCGATTCGGGTACGCCGTGATAAACCCCAATGGATATCGTGCCTTCCGTGCGCTCATCAACGGCTCGGTTCAAACGGCGGGCTATTGCATAAGCACGCGCTCTCGACGTATTTTCAACCACTGCTGCAAATTCATCTCCCGCCAACCGCGACAACAAATCCGATCCGCGCAGCATGTCACTCAATACCTGCGCCAAATCTGCAATAAATCGGTCGCCCGCGTCGTGCCCTTTGCCGTCGTTGATGGCTTTGAGCGAATCGGAATCCATGTAGTAGAGCGCGAGGGGTTTTCCATTGCGATTTGCGCGTCGCACCATTCGGGTAAATACTGCTTCAAAGCCGCGCCGATTGTACAGACCTGTCAGAAAATCTGTGCGCGATTCCAGTGTCATCCTGTGTAACAGGGCGGCATTGATACGCGCAATTTCTCGAAAAAAGTTCAGGGAAATATCCGATAATGTATCCTCAGTAGATTTTTCGGTCAACCAGACCACCTGCGGGATCGCATGTTGTTGTGCCCGGGCGAGTACGCATTGGACAGTGGAAAAGATTATCTCGGACATTTGGGGATGCAGGCCATAATCTTCGCTCGATATTTTGATGCCACCACAAGATACGCGCTGTCCTGTTTGCTCTGCAATCACGGTAGGCAGAGATGATGGAATTTCCTGTACACGCGCATCATCGGCATTAAAAAGTACGGCGAGTTTGTTCTTTGCTATGCGAAAGATATCGGGAATGGGAATAAATTCTGCCATAGTATTTAGCACTTTAAGCACCTGGCTCACATTGTCCCCATGCGCTTGATTGGTGTCAATGCCCAAAATTAGCAATGCACCAAACTGCCTGCGGTATAAAATATCCACAAGCGCGCGCTTCAAATCGGTCGCGCCTGGCAATGCCTTGGTGATGCTATCTTGAAATGCCAGAGATGCCATGACTCAGACCCTGAAATCAAGGACAACGCGCTCTCGATATTCTTCCAGCGCGCGATAGCGAACCCCCGCACTGTTAAACATGCGGTAGGTGGCTTTTACGGAATCGGATTTCGGATATTTATTCGCCAGATAGATCACTTCGCGAATGCCCGACTGGATTATTACTTTTGCACATTCATTGCACGGAAATAAGGTGACGTAAAGCGTGCATTCATGTAAGTCTGCGCTGATTTTGTTCAGAATTGCATTTAATTCTGCATGGCAGATATAGGGATATTTTGTGTCGAGAAAATCGCCTTCTCTGCCCCAGGGAAACTCATCGTCCGAACATCCAATGGGCAATCCGTTGTATCCAATGCCCACGATTTTCTTTTTTTCATTGATAATACATGCGCCTACCTGTGTATTGGGGTCTTTGCTGCGGTGCGCCGATAGCAAGGCCACACCCATAAAATACTCATCCCAGGATAAATAATCTACGCGTTTTTGCATTATATCCTTTCTATGCCAGCCGATCCAACATTTCTCGTTTGACTTGAAATAGCTGGTCTTCACCCGCAAAAAATCGGCGCAATTCTTCGACTACCAGTGCGCCGATGCGATAGGATTGTAGCCCGGCGCAATGCGGCGTTAAGACCACGTTGGGCAAACGGCGCAGTGGGCTGTCCATAGCAGGCGGTTCGGGATCGGTTACGTCTAAGAAGGCGGAGAATCGCCCTTTTTGCAATTCTGCGACTAGCGCGGCTTCGTCGATATTGGCACCGCGCGATGTGTTGATAAATACGCAGTCATCGCGCATGAGTTTGAAATGCGTTTCATTCCAGAGGTGATATGTCGCGTCCAATTTTGGTGCGTGAACGGTTACCACTTCTGCCTCGCGCGCTATTGTCTCCAGGTCCGCGAGTTCTGCGCCAAATTCCTCGCGCGCCCGCTCTGGCGTCACAAAGGGGTCGTAGAGCAATATGCGCGTCTGATAGGGTCGCAACAACCGCATTACGCGCTGCCCGACCTGGCTGGCACTGATGACGCCTATTGTGCGCCGATATAGCGAGCGAGATTCGGTCTTGTCCGGTTTTTTTTCGCCTTCTCGCATGGCGCGCGAATGGGAAAATACCCGGCGCAATCCCATGGTCATAAATCCCATGGTCAGTTCCGCGACATCATCGGCTATCGCCGGCGCAGCACTTGTTACCACAATATCTTTTTCCCACGCTTCGTCGCAGATTTTTCCTTTTACGGTGCCCGCGCCATAAGCCCAAATTTTTAGCGTTGGCACGCCTTCCAGAATTGCTGGTGTCAAATCTCCCGAGTTCCAGCTCGTCATCGCTCCATCCATTCCGTTCAGAAATTCAGCCGCTTCTTCATCTACGATATCGCGGTCTTCATCGTTGATTGTCACATTTGCAAAACTTTCCAATGTCTCCAAATCCCGATCACTCAATATTTTTTTTCTGAGCGATTTCCGAATCACAATACCCACGTTTGGTTTGCTCACACTGATACTCCTTTGGTTACTGATTCTCATATTCCGGGTTGACCAGATGCACGGGTGCTTTTCCCGTCAGGACTCGTCGCGCTTCCCAGGCGGCTTTTTTTTGCAATTCAACGAGCGATTCTTCGGAATAAAAAGCCGAGTGCGGGCTGTGAATTACCCGATCTGTATGGATTAAACGATCTCCTGTTTCGGGCGGTTCCTGGCATCGCACATCGAGGGCAGCACTCGCAATGGTGTTATTTTTTAATGCCTCGAGTAGTGCTGATTCATCGACAATATCGCCCCGCGAAGTGTTGATCAAACACGCTGTTGGCTTCATTTTTGCGAGATTATCGGCATTGATCAAGCC encodes:
- a CDS encoding GGDEF domain-containing protein: MASLAFQDSITKALPGATDLKRALVDILYRRQFGALLILGIDTNQAHGDNVSQVLKVLNTMAEFIPIPDIFRIAKNKLAVLFNADDARVQEIPSSLPTVIAEQTGQRVSCGGIKISSEDYGLHPQMSEIIFSTVQCVLARAQQHAIPQVVWLTEKSTEDTLSDISLNFFREIARINAALLHRMTLESRTDFLTGLYNRRGFEAVFTRMVRRANRNGKPLALYYMDSDSLKAINDGKGHDAGDRFIADLAQVLSDMLRGSDLLSRLAGDEFAAVVENTSRARAYAIARRLNRAVDERTEGTISIGVYHGVPESTEDALRKADAALYRVKNRGKNDIELADPV
- a CDS encoding dCMP deaminase family protein, translated to MQKRVDYLSWDEYFMGVALLSAHRSKDPNTQVGACIINEKKKIVGIGYNGLPIGCSDDEFPWGREGDFLDTKYPYICHAELNAILNKISADLHECTLYVTLFPCNECAKVIIQSGIREVIYLANKYPKSDSVKATYRMFNSAGVRYRALEEYRERVVLDFRV
- a CDS encoding hydroxyacid dehydrogenase translates to MSKPNVGIVIRKSLRKKILSDRDLETLESFANVTINDEDRDIVDEEAAEFLNGMDGAMTSWNSGDLTPAILEGVPTLKIWAYGAGTVKGKICDEAWEKDIVVTSAAPAIADDVAELTMGFMTMGLRRVFSHSRAMREGEKKPDKTESRSLYRRTIGVISASQVGQRVMRLLRPYQTRILLYDPFVTPERAREEFGAELADLETIAREAEVVTVHAPKLDATYHLWNETHFKLMRDDCVFINTSRGANIDEAALVAELQKGRFSAFLDVTDPEPPAMDSPLRRLPNVVLTPHCAGLQSYRIGALVVEELRRFFAGEDQLFQVKREMLDRLA